The Oncorhynchus kisutch isolate 150728-3 linkage group LG10, Okis_V2, whole genome shotgun sequence region CTCTGTTCTGTAGTCTGACTGTATATGATTTAGGATCAACAGTCACGTCTGACCAAGCCTTTGCAGGCCACTCTCACAATGCCACAAGTAATGCCCAACACTAAGGGACAATTTAGGCTATCATTTCCAACGCTGCCGCCTCTCTCCCCAGGCCCATGAAGACAGCCACGAGAGCCTGACCTCAGTCCCACGGCGGGACACCATGGGAAGCTTCCTCCCCGACAGCAGCGCCTATGAGCTCCTGACCATCATCGGTCAGTCAGTCTCAGGCTTCCAACCCCAGTGACTTGGCTGCCAAGGCGCTTGTGTGTTTGTTGTTGAATACATTGTTTGTGCTCCTGTCTCTAGTCTAATTTGGTGTGTTTTGCTGTGCTAGGTCGAGGCCTGAAGGACTTGATGACCATCAACCTTGCCAGATACAGACCCACAGGGGAACAAGTAGCAATCCGTCGGATTGACTTGGAGTCCTGCACCAATGAAATGGTCAACTACCTGCAGGTCTGGACCTGTCACCATCCATCTGTCACATTTCCCTTTGCCTctgccaggcagacagacatcagTCAAATCGTCATTGTCTTTATATCCCTCTTTCACTCCTCCCCTCTGAATGCATTCATCCCTTGCTTTATGACATCACCTGTTATGTTATctaatctccctctctgtccattaaacctaacccagtctaatctgtctctctcaggctGAGCTCCATGTATCTAAGCTGTTCCACCACTCCAGCATCCTGCCCTACAGGAGCATCTTCATAGCAGAGAACGAGCTGTGGGTCATCTCTCCCTTCATGGCCTATGGTGAGGAGTCAGACAGAGCACTGACTGTAAACACTACACCACTCTGGTCCTAGTCAAATGTAGTCAAAAGCTAAATGTAGACCGGAGAACTCTAGTTACCATTCCCACACTAAGGTAATTCGTTTCCACCTAATCCTACTATTcagtcctctgctctctctctgactaATGTAGTGTCTAACATGTCCTAGGGTCAGCCAGAGACCTGATCAGCAGCCACTTCACTGATGGGATGAATGAGCTGGCCATCGCCTACATCCTACTGGGCATGCTCAAAGCCCTGGACTACATCCACCACATGGGCTATGTACACCGGTAAGTACAAAGTACACACAGGCCCAGGACTTTTCATGCAGGATTGTGACATGGCGTCTAATTTTGTGTGTTTAGGAGCGTGAAGGCCAGCCACGTGTTGATCTCGGTAGACGGTCAGGTGTGTATGTCTGGTCTGAGGAGCATCATCAGTCTGATCCGTCACGGCCAGCGGGCCAGAGTGGTCCATGACTTCCCCCAGTACAGCATCAAGGTGCTTCCCTGGCTCAGCCCAGAGGTGCTGCAGCAGGTAACTCCATACCACTCCTGGCTAACACAATACCTTGCTTTTAAACTATAATACCTTAATTTGTTTATCGGTCAACCCTGGTGTGTGTCAGAATCTACAGGGATACGACTTCCGGTCAGACATCTACAGTCTTGGCATCACAGCCTGTGAGCTAGCCAATGGACATGTGCCCTTCAAAGACATGCCAGCCACACAGGTGACTAGTGGCCAGATCAACCCCTCACCCGATCTTTATTCTGAAAGATATATATTATTCTCCTCAATTGACtgttatctctctccattcctcttcctcccccctgtCCTCTTCGTGGTCCTCTGTCTTTAGATGTTGCTGGAGAAGCTGAACGGGACAGTCCCCTGTCTGTTggacaccaccaccatccccccaGAGGAGCTGACCATGAAGCCCTCCCGCTCTGGGGCTGACTCTGGGATCTGTGAGGGCCCCAGCACCGGAGGGGCCCACCACTCTAACGGAGAGCCCTCCTCCTCGGGGAGCCACCCCTATAGTCGTACCTTCTCTCCCCACTTCCATGCTTTTGTGGAGCTGTGTCTCCAGAGGGACCCAGAGAAGAGGTGAGCCACGCCAAGCTAGGCTGCTGGTCCTCACATTGTCTTATGAATTTTCGCTCATTTAATTGTTTATTCCCCCCCCTCAGACCCTCAGCCAGTGCTCTCATTGGTCATTCCTTCTTCAAACAGGTCAGTAGGATCTAGTTCCTCCCCCCTCAACATCAATGTGAAACATTTGTCATAATGGCTTCATTCAGTCACACACT contains the following coding sequences:
- the LOC109882215 gene encoding STE20-related kinase adapter protein alpha isoform X1 → MSFLAHEDSHESLTSVPRRDTMGSFLPDSSAYELLTIIGRGLKDLMTINLARYRPTGEQVAIRRIDLESCTNEMVNYLQAELHVSKLFHHSSILPYRSIFIAENELWVISPFMAYGSARDLISSHFTDGMNELAIAYILLGMLKALDYIHHMGYVHRSVKASHVLISVDGQVCMSGLRSIISLIRHGQRARVVHDFPQYSIKVLPWLSPEVLQQNLQGYDFRSDIYSLGITACELANGHVPFKDMPATQMLLEKLNGTVPCLLDTTTIPPEELTMKPSRSGADSGICEGPSTGGAHHSNGEPSSSGSHPYSRTFSPHFHAFVELCLQRDPEKRPSASALIGHSFFKQIKRRPSEALPELFRPITPITGFESTQPQDAASVLASLESGLSHMDVDDWDF
- the LOC109882215 gene encoding STE20-related kinase adapter protein alpha isoform X2; translation: MGSFLPDSSAYELLTIIGRGLKDLMTINLARYRPTGEQVAIRRIDLESCTNEMVNYLQAELHVSKLFHHSSILPYRSIFIAENELWVISPFMAYGSARDLISSHFTDGMNELAIAYILLGMLKALDYIHHMGYVHRSVKASHVLISVDGQVCMSGLRSIISLIRHGQRARVVHDFPQYSIKVLPWLSPEVLQQNLQGYDFRSDIYSLGITACELANGHVPFKDMPATQMLLEKLNGTVPCLLDTTTIPPEELTMKPSRSGADSGICEGPSTGGAHHSNGEPSSSGSHPYSRTFSPHFHAFVELCLQRDPEKRPSASALIGHSFFKQIKRRPSEALPELFRPITPITGFESTQPQDAASVLASLESGLSHMDVDDWDF